The Apodemus sylvaticus chromosome 12, mApoSyl1.1, whole genome shotgun sequence genome segment aagacacatgctccattatattcatagcagccttatttataacagccagaagctggaaataacccagatgtccctcaaaggaggaatggatacagaaaatgtggtatatttacacaatggaatactactcagcaattagaaacaatgaattcacaaaatttttaggcaaatggtttgatctggaaaatatcatcctaagtgaggtaacccaatcacaaaagaatacacatggagtgcaatctctgataagtggatattaattagccctgaagccctgaatacccaaggcacaaatcgcataaccaatgactcccatgaagaagtatggagagagtcctggtcctggaaaggattgatctagcattggaggggaatataaggacagagaaaaaggagagacgtgattggagaatggatggagagaagaaggtttatgagataTATGGGGAAGGCgcacctgggaaaggggaaatcatttggaatgtaaacaaagaatatagaaaataaaaaattaaaaaaagaagtaataaaggaaataaaacaaacaaaatttaaaaaggagagaaggaaggaaactggGGGAAGAGCAAGAAGATTCATATTCCAGGTGGCTTTACATAGCCAAAGGTAgctatgaatatttttttaaaaaaaaagataattacaaaACAATTTGTCTTATCTAGGTGGGCATTTTTTGAGAGCGAGAACTTACTGATATAAATCTGACTTATAAGTTCCAAGCCtctaaagtttttattttgccATGTTACCGGAATTTGGAACAACTGACCACAGAGTGTGGATGGCTGGGCGTGTGAGCAGAACCTGCCTGAGGCAAGAGAACCTCTATCCTTCACTGTTGGGGCTCGACTAGAGGCAGAGGCTCTGAGACCTTCAGGGCAGTGAATATCTGGGCATATCATGTGATGgtgtcaccatttttttttttaacatcttatTGCTTTAATTATCTCAGAAGGTCTGGAAGATACATGTCTTGTGGAGAAAATCATGGTGTCAAACCCCCAAATCCAGAACAGTATTTGACTCCTCTGCAGCAGAAGGAGGTCACAGTGAGGCACTTGAGGACCAAGCTGAAGGAGTCTGAACGGCGACTCTATAAGAGGTAAATCTGGATTTCCCACACCAGGAGGCTTAGCACAGTTCCTTCTTCACAGAAAGTGACACAGGAACCAAGACCCTAAGCAGCACATTTGACAAGATGGCAGATGGGTTATCTCTGGGAGAGCAGGTAACAGAGGAAGGTGCTGACAGTGAGCTTCTGGTGGGTGACAGCATGGCCGAGGGCACAGATCTGTTAGATGAGATGGTGACTGCCGCCACCACAGAGTCCGGTGACCTGGAGTTTGTTCATTCCACTCCAGGGCCACAAGCCCTCAAGGCTCTCCCCTTGGTGAGCCAGGAAGATGGCATTGCGGTGGTGGAGCAGGCTGTGCAGACCGACGTGGTGCCGTTCAGCCCTGCCATCTCAGAGCTCATTCAGAGTGTGCTAAAGCTGCAGGACTCGTGTCCCACAAGCTCAGCATCCCCAGATGAATCTGGAGCCGACTCCATGGAAAGCTTCTCAGAATCTCTCTCTGCCTTAATGGTTGATTTAACTCCAAGAAGTCCCAACTCAGCCATCCTTCTGTCTCCTGTGGAGATCCCATTCAGCAAGGCAGCTATGGAAGCCGGTGCAAATCGCCTCATGAGAGAGCTCGATTTCATAGTCCACACAGAAGAATGGTTGGACGGCATCCTCTCGCTGTCTCAGGGAGGCGTCGTGAGGCAGTACTGGAGCAGCAGTTTCTTGGTGGATCTACTGGCTGTGGCTGCCCCTGTGGTACCCACTGTTCTGTGGGCATTCAGTACTCAGAGAGGGGGTACAGATCCCGTCTACAACATCGGAACATTGCTTCGGGGTTGCTGTGTGGTGGCCCTACACTCACTCCGCTACACGGCTTTCCACATGAAAACCTAATTAGTTGTTACTGTGTGCCAATGCATCTGCGTGGCCTGATGCCAGGCAGAGGGGCGGCAGGTGGGTCAGTGGAAGTCTCTATTCTGTCAGTTTTGCTCCTCGCTATTTGATTTGCACTATAGTCAGTTGAAGCCTGTTCACTGTTTAAACCAGAGGTATCTTCCAAGGCATGGAAACCTGGTTCTGTTAGATGTCCCACCAGAGTGGTGTAGAAAGCATGCTTATGCACCTGCCGGTGTTGTCTGAGGTGCCCGTTCTTCTACTCGTGGTTCAGGACGAGGAAATACAGGTTGCACTTTCACCACAACCTCTCAAAGGCTGGCATGTTATATCCTTGCTTTGCTTTGTGCCGTTTGAAAATGTGTAATTGTTCCAGCATTCCAATGGTCTTGTGCATAGCAGGGGAGACACACAGTTGTTAGGAAATTGGAGGCAGATGATCACCAGCAGCAAATTGCTTCCTCTCGTCCTTCCCAGAACTTAAAAGCTTCAAAGAAAATTTGTGACCCTAAACTTTGTATATCCTGTGCACAATAAAACTGTCACAAAGGTGGATAGGGATCCTGCACCGcctatttcttttcctcttctttgcctcttcccactcccctccctctgctttagAATGTCAGCATGTATAATCTGTGGGAAATTACCGCTTTTAATCAGACCAGTCTCTCAAATGACTTCCCTGAAGGAAATAAACGTATGGAGTATGCTTGATTCCTGAAAACCCAAGACACTGCCTGGTTTTCCGAACAAGAGGATCTGATCGGGCAGGCAGAAGTGCCTCAGAGTTGCTTTCAGTAATTTGTGAGCCTGTGGGTGTACAAACAGAcaggaaaatggaaacaaaaagaacaattcCACTCTATTGCACAAACGCTACCACATCAAAGCAAACGTTAAATGCTTCCTAAGGTTAGGTGAGCAAACATTTCAATTTATAAGAAAAGATTTTTCCCAAAGGGCCATGCTGACCTTTCCGAGCGGGGGTGGGGCATATGCACAAAGCACTCGGATGCCAAGTGTGCTGACATTTGTGGTAGAAGGAAGCCTGCAATCTGAGTTCCTCATAGGGCCCCACCCATGCAGTTGGTTCTGTGTTTCTCCCTTGAaggttttacttttttcttttttttttcttttttcttctttttatttttttgtttacatttcaaatgatttccccttttctagccccacactcccataagcccccttctctccccctgttttcccacccaaccttcccacttccctgttctggttttgccaaatactgcttcactgagtctttccagaacaaggggtcactcctcctttcttcttgtacctcacttgatgtgtggattatgttttgggtattccagtgttctaggttaatatccacttattagtgagtgcataccatgattcaccttttgagtctgggttacctcacttagtatgatgttctctagctccatccatttgcctaagaatttcatgaattcattgtttctaatggctgaatagtactccattgtgtagatatacaacattttttgcatccactcttctgttgagggatacctgggttctttccagcttctggcaattataaatagggctgctatgaacacagtagagcatgtatccttattacatggtggggaatcctctgggtatatgcccaggagtggtatagcaggatcttctggaagtgaggtacccagttttcggaggaaccgccagactgatttccagagtggtagtaccaagtTGCAACCCTGCCAGCAGttggagtattcctctttctacacatcctctccaacacctgctgtctcatgaattttgaatcttagccattctgactggtgtaaggtgaaatctcaggattgttttgatttgcatttccctaatactaatgaagttgagcattttttaagatgcttctccaccatccgaagttcttcaggtgagaattctttgtttaactctgtaccccattttttaatagggttgtttggttttctggagtctaacttcttgagttctttatatatattggatattagccctctatctgatgtaagattggtgaagatcttttcccaatttgttggttgccgatttgtccttttgatggtgtcctttgccttacagaaactttgtaattttatgaggtcccatttgtcaattcttgctcttagagcatatgctattggtgttctattcagaaactttctccctgtaccgatgtcctcaagggtcttccccagtttcttttctattagcttcagagtgtctggctttatgtggaggtccttgatccatttggatttgagcttagtacaaggagacaaggatggatcaatttgcattcttctgcatgctgacctccagttgaaccagcaccatttgttgaaaaggctatcttttttccattggatgttttcagcccctttgttgaggatcaagtggccataggtgtgtgggttcatttgtggatcttcaatcctggtccattgatctgcctgcctgtcactgtaccaataccatgcagtttttaacactattgctctgtagtatggcttgaggtcagggatactgattcccccagaatttcttttgttgcttagaaatgttttagctatcctgggttttttgttattccagatgaaattgataattgctctttctagctctgtgaagaattgagttgggattttgatgggtattgcattgaatctgtatattgcttttggcaaaatggccattttaactatattgattctgccgatccacgagcatgggaggttttcccattttttgaggtcttcttccatttctttcttgagagtcttgaagttcttgtcaaacagatcttttacatgtttggtaagagtcaccccaagatactttatactgtttgtggctattgtgaaggggatcatttccctaatttctttctcagcctgcttatcctttgagtataggaaggccactgatttgcttgagttgattttataacctgccactttgctgaagttgtttatcagctgtaggagttctctagttgagttttttgggtcacttaggtagactatcatgtcatctgcaaataatgatagtttgacttcttcctttccaatttgtatccctttgacctccttatgttgtcgaattgcccgagctagtaccttaagtacaatattgaaaagataaggagaaaggggtcagccctgtctagtccctgattttagtgggattgcttcaagtttctcttcatttagtttgatgctggctactggtttgctgtagatagcttttattatgtttaggtatgggccttgaattcctgttctttccaagactttaagcatgaaaggatgcttgctgaattttgtcaaatgctttttcggcatccaatgaaatgaccatgtggtttttttctttgagtttgtttatgtagtagattgtagTGATGGATTTcctatattgaatcaaccctgcatccctgggataaatcctacttgatcatggtggatgatcgttttgatgtgttcttggattcggttggcaagaattttattgagtatttttgcatcgatgttcataagggaaattggtctgaagttctctttctttgttggatctttgtgtggttttggtatcagcgtaattgtgacttcataaaaggaattaggtagtgttcctgctgtttctattttgtggaatagtttgaagagtattgattggtgttaggtcttctttgaaggtctgatagaattctgcactgaaaccatctggtcctgtgctttttttggttggaagactttctatgactccttatatttctttaggcgttatgggactgtttagatgatctatttggtcctgatttaattttggtatttggtatctctcaaggaaattgtccatttcctccagattctccagttgagttgagtataggctcttgtagtaggatctaatgattttttggatttcctcagtttctgttgttatatcccccttttcatttctaagtttgttaatttggatactttctctgtgccctttgttcagtctggctaagggtttatctatcttgttgattttctcaaagaaccagctcctggattcgttgattctttgtatggttctctttgtttccaattgattgatttcagccctgagtttgatgatttgctgtcttctactcctcctgggtgaataggtttctttttgttccaggactttaaggtgtgtcgttaagcagctagtgtatgctctctccattttctttttggaggcactcagggctatgagttttcctcatagcactgctttcattgtgtcccagagaattgggtatgttgtgccttcattttcattaaattctaaaaagtctctgatatctttctttatttcttctttggccaaggtgtcattgagtagagtattattcagcctccatgtgtatgtggactttctgttgtttttgttgctattgaaaaccactcttagtgtcaccatttttaatatttcctgcaacatggGTTAATCAGGAATTTCCCCAATTGTATTCTACAAAGCAAAGCCAGGATTATTACATGTCATTCAGGTAAATGAGACAAAATTGATTACAGCTCTCCTTGATTTCAGAGCCTTATTTTTCTTAACACATATTGCAACAGAGATCTTGGCACTTGGTTTTTGGAAGAAAAGAACAGCTGAGAGTTTCTAGGAGTGGATGAAGCCTATTCTGAAGCAATGAACATCCAAGCACAGAGACATTTCACCATTGATAATGAAATCACATTTCTGTCACTACAAGAGTTAATTCATTTTTACTGCTAACAGTATGTGGACAGGTGCactgttttttggcttttttcattTGCTACCCGTTTGAGAGTGCTAGTCTAGCACATGTCAGTACGTGCAGTTCTGTCTAAAGGCCAGGGATGTAGTGctgaatgggaggggagggcatGAAAAGACTGAGGAGAAACAGACCAGGAAGTGGAGGATTAAAGGATGTAGCAAGCTTTCTTTGAGACACATAGTTTTCACTCTCAGATTGGTCAAACAAGGGAGTAGGATTTTATTATAATACATTTTAGGAAGTATAATTACTCTAAGAAGTAAGAAAGGTATTTTGAGAAATAGGTCTTCTTGTTTGGCCCAGGCTAGTTTCAGACTCCAGAGCTCACATAATTCTTACATCTCAGAGAACAAGATATTTGATGATGCATTTGCCTCTTAACTCAGCTGTGCATATTTTGAGAGTTGTTAAAACCATGGAAAATATTACAATAGAAGTTGAGTTGAatattgataatatatatatataattataaaatatctttactCAATAAATGTAAGTGATGAATATAGTTGTGTGCGAAgtgtacacatttatacatatatagtaaatgtatttaaacacatatgcacatttatATTCATACATTTATGCCCATGGCATATTTATATTCAATATACATAAGTGTATACGAAGAAAAATAAACCTAAGACCAAATTAAGGAGTTTAATGTAAATAATTATTATGTTGATCTTATTCATAAACAAAACTTAAAgttgcacatttttaaaaagcaatttttttGTACTTCTAAAGGGAGCCTTATTAGCTTTATAAGTAAACAAATATACAAGTATTTTTAGTTTCTTAATAGTTAATAACTTACTCAAATCTAATAGGGGAGAAGTAAAAAGTAGtagcaatataaaaataattgttacTTCAGAATGTGGTTCTTGATTACATAACTTTTAAACATATATGTTGTAGGAAAGTAGaaactttgaaaatataaatcaaatgaaaatatatttatcaaatatttgtatatatgtatttatatcaaGTATACCCTACATATTTCCCCATTCCTCTCTATTCCTCTAACAAATTCTTTATCCTCTCTGAGCTTCTACTGGTTATTCTTTACTATGGAGTGATTAAGGCTAGTAACATGTTGTGGAAAAGGCAATGTAGTTCACTCTGCTCCAATGTTAATCCCTTTCTGGACTCTGCACTTAGCTTAAAGCATTTCATCAGGACAAAGTTTTACTCCACAGATTTTAAGAACATCACAGTTTATCTGGCAATGGATATTCAGAGCTATAGTACCATAACCTGGTTTTCCCAGTGTGGGAGAGGACACTATTTTGTAACTTAATGGCACCATCTCACTGACATTCTTGCATGCCACTCATTTGAGAAGTATCTGCACACAGTGCTAATATTAGCAAGGCTAATACTGGAAGGTTCTCTTGGGTACTAAATTATGCAAAAATTAACAAGTCAAACATATTGGCCTTCTCCCAATGCAATAACCCCAAAGAAAACCAAGGTCATGTCAGGGCCTGGAAGAGAAATCAACCCTAGCTATTCTAGGAGAAggcaaaagaaaactgaaaaaagcTGAAGGCTAGTTAGGAAAAGGGGTTCATTTAAAAGTGTCTCCATCGGCTTTGAGCCTCAAATTACTCCTGCATCCTCAGATTATTGTTTTCTTCTACCACATACCTCTGCTTTTCCTTTGTTCAAAGTGTATCATAAAACCAATTCTTCTACATGTTTCCTGTAGTCGTTTTCTGAAAAGTAACACATATATGCTTCCTGGTCAGGCTTTGTGTGCTACCCTTCCCATAATGCAACTTTGGGTGCCATTAAAATATGTGGTGCTTGTCTCTAGGGCCCCTAGCTCCTATATCCAGACTCTGGTGTCCTCATTGTGTTCTCTTCACGTTAGCTACCCAGTCACATGGAACCTAAGTCCAGTCATGCTATACCATCATTCTCCACTATTCCTTACACAGAGAAATAGAAGAACAAGGAGTCAGGtgcctcttttatttttactgtaaaAGCATCATAGACCTTATAGCCTTGGGTACTTGGTGCTAAAAATAAGAGTTTCCTAGTTGGGTTTTGTTAAAGGTATGCAATGATATTATCacttattattttaatgaaaattaggAGATCATGATTTGGTAGAAGAACAAAGAGGAGCATGTAGAATAATTTGGAGTAAAAGTAAGTGCAAATGATGAAATTTTATTAgaatctcaaaaaaatgaaataaattattaaaataaaatcaaagaagtgaaacaaataaaatgagagaTTCTCGtaatataataacaaaaacaaatcactagattttttgtagtttttttgcAAGTTCATAAAAAATGCTAAGCCTTTCCCCATgtctatttttatattcataattcAAGAGAATTTATATTATTACTTCCTCCATGTAGGAGTTATTTTTTgtttagtggtggtggtagtggtggtggtggtaatgctaatttatttatttactttatgtctgATCACAGgcaccctctctcccctcctcccagatgcaccctcccacctcccatctCACACTTTGCCCTCCTGATGAATTTTTCATCATTGTTTTTTCTATCCTTCATGAGGttaatttcattttaagaatGGGTTAAgtattttgctttgcattttcccAGTTATGATATATGTAAAAGTGTTCTTGAAATATCTATATTGATATTCTATTGACTGTGTCTAGGCTGGTTCTATATTTAAACCAGGTCAAGAAAGAACCCtgacatacacaacacatacagaAGGAAGAGCCACGTGATGTTTGTTCATGTATATGGAAGAAATGCTGTGTGTCCTACTTTAATTTTTGTCATTGTGTTATGTATGATGACCAAAAGTTGCCAAAATACCCTGAGcaagaaaagaatgtattttaCCTTATATTTTGATGTCACAGTATATTAATGATGGAAGACAGggtaagaactgaagcagaaaccatgaaatAATTCTGATTCCAGGCTTGCTGACTAGTTCCTGATtagctaatatttttatatagtttAGGATCATCTGCCTAGGCTTGGTGTCTGTCACACGCAGTGGACTAAATCCTATCACATTAATTGTCAATCAAGACAAATTGTTAAAGACATGGCCATATGCCAATCTGATTAAAACAATTGTTTTGATTAAGTTCCTCCTTCCCAGTGACACAAGGTTGTGTCCAGCTGACAATAAAAATACAGTGGGTAGTTTGTGCCTTAAATGTTTTCTGTCTAACTAGAAAGAATCTATATTTGTAAGTTAATCTCTAGCACTATCTAGGAAGAACTGAACAAAAGAGGTCATTGTTTATGTCTATGATCTAAAGGAAGGGCACTCTAACTCTGGTGAGTGATGGTTTTCAGGTATGCTGTGTGCAGGCTGAGAAGACAGGTGGAACAGTTTTAGAAATCCGCATCATTTCAAAGTGCTGTTATCGTATAACTTTTCTGGAAAGCCatggacttttatttatttaagtcaGATAGGGCACAATGGGCAGACCAAAAATATGATTCTTGGTAGACCACAGAAGCTGCTGGTGTTACTTATAAAAGAATGTATGACTTAGGAAGCTGTATCACTTATGAGCCCACCCAGTTTGAACAATGACTGCATCCTAGTACATTCTGCATACTTTCTAAACAagcctgaaaacaaacaaacaaaca includes the following:
- the LOC127697711 gene encoding syntabulin-like produces the protein MSCGENHGVKPPNPEQYLTPLQQKEVTVRHLRTKLKESERRLYKSDTGTKTLSSTFDKMADGLSLGEQVTEEGADSELLVGDSMAEGTDLLDEMVTAATTESGDLEFVHSTPGPQALKALPLVSQEDGIAVVEQAVQTDVVPFSPAISELIQSVLKLQDSCPTSSASPDESGADSMESFSESLSALMVDLTPRSPNSAILLSPVEIPFSKAAMEAGANRLMRELDFIVHTEEWLDGILSLSQGGVVRQYWSSSFLVDLLAVAAPVVPTVLWAFSTQRGGTDPVYNIGTLLRGCCVVALHSLRYTAFHMKT